The following proteins come from a genomic window of Streptomyces liliiviolaceus:
- a CDS encoding alkaline phosphatase D family protein translates to MAPAGRRRPLTQDTSSRHDPELRSAARHFGRRRFLTVTAAATALAFGTNLPARGAAGPGELDGARIPTDPFTLGVASGDPLPGSVVLWTRLAPAPYEPGGGLPGQYVAVEWEVSTDEFFALTVRRGTAVAFPEYNHSLHVEVEGLEAGRVYYYRFRTGAWISDTGRTRTAPATTAAVAKLTYAAVACQAYHDGYFTVHRHLAQDDVDVVLHLGDYLYEYAVDSVGGARNYTDRKLPDLYNRETKTLDDYRLRYALYKSDPDLRAAHAAHPFVVTWDDHETENNYAGAISENNEPEQEFLLRRAAAYRAHWENQPLRNAQMPNGPDAQLYRRFQWGNLAQFDVLDTRQYRSDQAYGDTLHAPGPETDDPARSITGAAQEKWLLDGWRASQSRWNVMAQQVCFSQRKFDLGAEARTSMDAWDGYRASRRRVLDGADSAGVENLVVMTGDVHVGYAFDIKEDFDDPASKTLGTEIVATSVASGKDGADRPGNWDTYHKANPHLRFYNGRRGYVRVALDRTKARADYRTVSAVTKPGASITTAASFVTEAGDPGLKPV, encoded by the coding sequence ATGGCCCCGGCAGGCCGTCGCAGACCGCTGACGCAGGACACCTCGTCACGACATGACCCCGAACTGCGCTCCGCGGCACGGCATTTCGGGCGCCGCCGGTTCCTCACGGTGACCGCCGCGGCCACCGCCCTCGCCTTCGGCACCAACCTGCCGGCCCGGGGTGCGGCAGGCCCTGGGGAACTGGACGGGGCGAGGATCCCCACCGACCCGTTCACCCTCGGCGTCGCCTCCGGAGACCCGCTGCCCGGCTCCGTGGTGCTGTGGACCCGGCTCGCGCCCGCCCCGTACGAACCGGGCGGCGGTCTGCCCGGGCAGTACGTGGCCGTCGAGTGGGAGGTGTCCACCGACGAGTTCTTCGCCCTGACGGTCCGCAGGGGCACCGCCGTCGCCTTCCCCGAGTACAACCACAGCCTGCACGTGGAGGTCGAGGGCCTCGAAGCCGGCCGGGTCTACTACTACCGGTTCAGGACCGGGGCCTGGATCAGCGACACCGGCCGCACCCGCACGGCACCCGCCACCACGGCCGCCGTCGCGAAGCTCACCTACGCGGCCGTGGCCTGCCAGGCGTACCACGACGGGTACTTCACCGTGCACCGCCATCTCGCCCAGGACGACGTCGACGTGGTCCTGCACCTCGGCGACTACCTCTACGAGTACGCCGTCGACTCCGTGGGCGGCGCGCGCAACTACACGGACCGGAAGCTGCCCGACCTGTACAACCGTGAGACCAAGACCCTCGACGACTACCGGCTGCGCTACGCCCTCTACAAGAGCGATCCGGATCTGCGGGCGGCCCACGCGGCGCATCCCTTCGTCGTCACCTGGGACGACCACGAGACCGAGAACAACTACGCGGGCGCCATCAGTGAGAACAACGAGCCGGAGCAGGAGTTCCTGCTGCGGCGCGCGGCGGCCTACCGCGCGCACTGGGAGAACCAGCCCCTGCGCAACGCCCAGATGCCCAACGGCCCGGACGCCCAGCTCTACCGCCGGTTCCAGTGGGGCAACCTCGCCCAGTTCGACGTCCTCGACACCCGCCAGTACCGCTCCGACCAGGCGTACGGGGACACGCTGCACGCGCCCGGCCCCGAGACGGACGATCCGGCACGCTCCATCACGGGCGCCGCGCAGGAGAAGTGGCTGCTCGACGGCTGGCGTGCCTCGCAGAGCCGCTGGAACGTGATGGCGCAACAGGTGTGCTTCTCGCAGCGCAAGTTCGATCTCGGCGCCGAGGCACGGACGTCCATGGACGCCTGGGACGGCTACCGCGCCTCGCGCCGCCGCGTCCTCGACGGCGCGGACTCCGCCGGGGTCGAGAACCTGGTCGTCATGACGGGGGACGTGCACGTCGGGTACGCCTTCGACATCAAGGAGGACTTCGACGACCCGGCCTCTAAGACGCTGGGCACGGAGATCGTCGCCACCTCGGTCGCCAGCGGCAAGGACGGCGCGGACCGGCCCGGCAACTGGGACACCTACCACAAGGCCAACCCGCACCTGAGGTTCTACAACGGGCGGCGCGGTTATGTGCGGGTCGCCCTGGACCGTACGAAGGCCCGGGCCGACTACCGGACCGTCTCCGCCGTGACGAAGCCGGGCGCATCGATCACGACGGCCGCGTCTTTCGTGACCGAGGCGGGCGACCCGGGCCTCAAGCCCGTCTGA
- a CDS encoding HEAT repeat domain-containing protein, with amino-acid sequence MGTEQQIAYFLSQLTNADKQADPERRAAAAKGLGRIGRPEHAEALTEAAADPVPEVRASAALGLGRLGVPEADATVLPGLMRDLDPWVRRRASVAAIRLKLTGRAVTEAFVGLLDDPDHHLRINALDGLYALGVTGDVAAAARLLGDPEGAVWGRARKLLYRFREDPAVRAEVLRTAREGEGAARAQALQMLPGHCGRRLLDSLLTGLRDPSPEVRHAAARRLLDLKGRSVRDAWVEALRTERDPEVAGTLLSGLGWQGERRVTDLAVRWLGDPRAGRWAAGALGDLGTGTAVEHLRRALTDTELPATTRRAAALAVGRAGRWDAVWLLLPLLDDPGAEVRAGAVDGLGARVHDGLRVWERRPVADALTAHLASGRDATWRTCHALDGLTEALPALRRLADEAPSAEVRAAALRLLTGGDTAAPQYVRCFERGSGGRR; translated from the coding sequence ATGGGGACGGAACAACAAATCGCCTACTTCTTAAGTCAGTTGACGAACGCCGACAAGCAAGCGGATCCGGAGCGTCGCGCGGCGGCAGCGAAAGGCCTCGGCAGGATCGGCCGACCCGAGCACGCCGAAGCCCTCACCGAGGCTGCCGCCGACCCCGTACCGGAGGTGCGCGCGTCGGCGGCCCTGGGACTCGGCCGCCTCGGCGTCCCGGAGGCGGACGCCACCGTGCTGCCGGGGCTGATGCGTGACTTGGACCCCTGGGTGCGACGCCGGGCCTCGGTCGCCGCCATCCGGCTGAAGCTGACGGGCAGAGCAGTCACGGAAGCATTCGTTGGCCTGCTCGACGATCCGGACCACCACCTGCGGATCAACGCCCTGGACGGCCTGTACGCGCTGGGCGTGACGGGCGATGTCGCGGCGGCGGCACGGCTGCTGGGCGATCCGGAAGGCGCGGTGTGGGGACGCGCACGGAAGCTGCTGTACCGATTCCGCGAAGACCCGGCCGTCCGCGCGGAGGTGCTCCGCACGGCCCGGGAGGGCGAGGGCGCCGCCCGGGCGCAGGCGTTGCAGATGCTGCCGGGGCACTGTGGCAGGCGGTTGCTCGACTCACTTCTCACCGGGCTGCGCGACCCGTCCCCCGAAGTGCGGCACGCGGCGGCCCGACGGCTGCTGGACCTGAAAGGGCGCTCGGTGCGGGACGCCTGGGTCGAGGCCCTGCGGACGGAACGGGACCCGGAGGTCGCGGGCACGCTGCTGAGCGGACTCGGGTGGCAGGGCGAACGGCGGGTGACCGACCTCGCAGTGCGATGGCTCGGCGACCCCCGGGCCGGACGGTGGGCCGCAGGCGCTCTGGGCGACCTCGGCACGGGGACTGCCGTGGAGCATCTGCGCAGAGCCCTCACCGACACGGAGCTGCCGGCGACCACCAGGAGAGCCGCCGCGCTTGCGGTGGGCAGGGCGGGAAGATGGGACGCGGTCTGGCTGCTGCTCCCGCTTCTCGACGACCCCGGAGCCGAGGTGCGTGCGGGAGCGGTCGACGGCCTGGGCGCACGCGTCCACGACGGCCTCCGCGTCTGGGAACGCCGCCCCGTGGCGGACGCGCTCACCGCCCACCTCGCGTCCGGCAGGGACGCGACCTGGCGCACCTGCCACGCGCTCGACGGCCTGACCGAGGCACTTCCGGCCCTGCGTCGGCTGGCGGACGAGGCCCCCTCTGCGGAGGTGCGGGCCGCCGCGCTACGGCTGCTGACTGGGGGCGACACGGCAGCTCCGCAGTACGTGCGATGCTTCGAGCGAGGCTCAGGGGGCCGACGGTGA
- a CDS encoding HD domain-containing protein, translated as MPEFDYTATPLWRKTLAVRPRGDDHRVQRERLRASYLALRENAAPLLTENARSMPDFTVHDITHVDALWETADIICGEQVTLTPAEAYVLGCAFVLHDAAMGAAAYSVSLPDALGEQRWRDLVSITHFRKKGCWPDAAELDTPPAEIAEECRAIAIREAHAEQARRLVDQPWRSSAGNEIHLIQDLQLRESYGPLIGDLAASHWWSVDALGSQFRQAKGSLTWQPVEWLIEPLKLACVLRLADATQIDSRRAPTFLFSLRRPEGLSHDHWRFQEHVSRPHLQGDRVTYTSLRPFAPQAAPAWWLALDYLRQVDDELKKVDALLHDLGRGRLAARAVAGVDSPERFAELFPVTDWRPVDAAVKISNVPSLVETLGGEQLYGKEPEVAVRELIQNAQDAVLARQVIDPDFTGAQVEVRLTQTQGDWHLEVRDNGIGMDEETLVHGLLDFGTSGWSSSRVRNRLPGLASGGFKPRGRFGIGFFSVFMLGHEIELTTRRFDGSTADARRLTFEGSSRRPLLAALPASVRTAPGTLLRIRLKEDPYSAEGILLHTEDDHLSQLVRRLVLENMVPIRVWEPGATSAEAVEPFALATGSPEAVFDRLYPSFTKSWKVNQEKQRLRLRDAFIERATELFDDDQQRIGLAALGSDLLYWTQLNYQGIVTVNGFLADEAMGFAGYLVGRPDRASRDQAKPVADLDQLRRWIGEQEQRLRTTDNYTDSLQLELSFIQYRALHSLPGDAAFAMTADGLMRPADVIRWAAQRSEVFLVEGGPPLSWRARPPGAFHYLSGREVRLAEGWVLVCIDVLDPKLADLFPVAHGRDSAYEFARHDTNLSWQKFWWRLSGNVHGLFLEALCSAWSCTMGDLLAPIEQRGWSDVAHLEDESLGPIWGYHLRRPHQTIPPSPSAP; from the coding sequence GTGCCGGAATTCGATTACACCGCGACACCTCTTTGGCGGAAGACCCTCGCTGTACGACCGCGCGGGGACGATCACCGGGTCCAGCGGGAGCGTCTGCGTGCTTCCTATCTGGCCCTGCGTGAGAACGCGGCCCCACTGCTGACGGAGAACGCCCGCAGCATGCCCGATTTCACGGTCCACGACATCACGCACGTCGACGCTCTGTGGGAGACGGCCGACATCATCTGCGGTGAACAGGTCACTCTCACACCGGCCGAGGCATACGTACTGGGGTGTGCCTTCGTGCTGCACGATGCGGCCATGGGTGCGGCTGCGTACTCCGTGAGCCTCCCTGACGCGCTCGGCGAACAACGGTGGCGCGACCTCGTATCGATCACTCACTTCCGCAAGAAGGGATGCTGGCCGGACGCAGCGGAGCTGGACACGCCCCCGGCGGAGATCGCGGAGGAATGCCGGGCGATCGCCATCCGGGAGGCGCACGCGGAACAGGCTCGACGGCTGGTGGACCAGCCGTGGCGGTCCAGCGCGGGCAACGAGATCCACCTCATCCAGGATCTGCAACTGCGCGAGTCGTACGGCCCGCTCATCGGCGACCTGGCGGCGAGCCACTGGTGGTCGGTCGACGCACTCGGCTCGCAGTTCCGGCAGGCCAAGGGCTCGCTGACCTGGCAGCCGGTGGAATGGCTCATCGAGCCGCTCAAACTGGCCTGTGTCCTGCGGCTCGCCGACGCGACCCAGATCGACAGTCGGCGTGCGCCCACGTTCCTGTTCTCGCTCCGCAGGCCCGAGGGTCTGTCGCACGACCATTGGCGGTTCCAGGAACACGTCAGCCGGCCTCATCTGCAGGGCGACCGGGTCACGTACACCTCACTGCGGCCTTTCGCCCCGCAGGCCGCGCCCGCGTGGTGGCTGGCTCTGGACTATCTCCGCCAGGTGGACGACGAGTTGAAGAAGGTCGACGCCCTCCTCCACGATCTCGGACGCGGACGACTGGCCGCCCGTGCGGTGGCCGGGGTGGACTCCCCCGAGCGTTTCGCCGAGTTGTTCCCCGTGACCGACTGGCGGCCCGTCGACGCCGCGGTGAAGATCTCCAACGTTCCCTCCCTGGTGGAGACCCTGGGCGGTGAACAGCTCTACGGCAAGGAACCGGAGGTAGCCGTCCGTGAGCTGATCCAGAACGCGCAGGACGCCGTCCTCGCCCGCCAGGTGATCGACCCCGACTTCACAGGCGCCCAGGTCGAGGTGCGACTGACACAGACACAGGGAGACTGGCATCTGGAAGTACGCGACAACGGCATCGGCATGGACGAGGAGACCCTCGTCCACGGCCTGCTGGACTTCGGCACCAGCGGCTGGAGTTCTTCCCGCGTCCGTAACCGGCTGCCCGGACTCGCCAGCGGAGGTTTCAAGCCGAGAGGCCGGTTCGGTATCGGCTTCTTCTCAGTCTTCATGCTCGGCCACGAGATCGAGCTGACCACCCGGCGCTTCGACGGTTCGACGGCGGACGCCCGCCGGCTCACCTTCGAGGGATCATCGAGGCGCCCGCTCCTCGCGGCTCTGCCGGCCTCCGTCCGGACGGCCCCTGGCACCCTGCTTCGCATCCGACTCAAGGAGGATCCGTACAGCGCCGAGGGCATCCTCCTGCACACCGAGGACGACCACCTCAGCCAGCTCGTGCGCCGACTCGTCCTGGAGAACATGGTGCCCATCCGGGTCTGGGAGCCTGGAGCAACCTCCGCGGAAGCCGTCGAGCCCTTCGCCCTGGCCACCGGGTCGCCCGAAGCGGTCTTCGACCGCCTCTACCCCTCCTTCACCAAGAGCTGGAAGGTGAATCAGGAAAAGCAACGCCTGCGGCTGCGGGACGCCTTCATCGAACGCGCCACCGAACTTTTCGACGACGACCAGCAGCGCATCGGTCTGGCTGCCCTGGGATCCGACCTTCTTTACTGGACCCAGCTCAATTACCAGGGCATCGTGACCGTCAACGGTTTCCTCGCCGACGAAGCAATGGGCTTCGCCGGGTACCTCGTCGGCCGACCGGATCGTGCTTCGCGAGACCAGGCCAAACCTGTCGCCGACCTTGACCAGCTGCGCCGCTGGATAGGTGAACAGGAACAACGACTGCGCACCACGGACAACTACACGGACTCACTTCAGCTGGAACTCTCCTTCATCCAGTACCGAGCCCTTCACAGTCTCCCCGGGGACGCCGCCTTCGCCATGACCGCCGATGGGCTCATGCGGCCGGCCGACGTCATTCGGTGGGCCGCGCAACGGTCCGAGGTGTTCCTTGTCGAGGGAGGCCCGCCGCTGAGCTGGAGAGCCCGTCCGCCCGGGGCCTTCCACTATCTGTCCGGACGCGAGGTGCGCCTGGCCGAGGGCTGGGTCCTGGTCTGCATCGACGTCCTGGATCCCAAACTCGCCGATCTCTTCCCAGTTGCCCACGGCCGCGACAGCGCCTACGAGTTCGCCCGCCACGACACGAATCTCAGTTGGCAGAAGTTCTGGTGGCGCCTTTCCGGCAATGTGCACGGGCTGTTCCTCGAAGCCCTCTGCTCGGCGTGGTCCTGCACCATGGGCGACCTCCTCGCGCCGATCGAACAACGAGGCTGGTCGGACGTCGCCCATCTGGAGGACGAGTCTTTGGGACCCATCTGGGGCTACCACCTACGACGCCCGCACCAGACAATCCCGCCTTCACCGTCGGCCCCCTGA
- a CDS encoding CatB-related O-acetyltransferase — MPAVPADPDVVHPMPEQPRVVLLRPLVTSPLIEVGEYSYYDDPDDPTAFETRNVLYHYGPEKLVIGKYCALGEGVRFIMNGANHRMDGPSTFPFPIMGGDWAEHFDLITGLPGRGDTVVGNDVWFGYRTTVMPGVRIGHGAIIASGAVVVDDVPDYGIVGGNPARLLRRRYADEDIARLLALAWWDWPAEHISEHVRTIMSGGIDDLEAAAPGPAQA, encoded by the coding sequence ATGCCGGCCGTTCCCGCCGATCCCGATGTGGTGCATCCGATGCCCGAGCAGCCCCGGGTGGTGCTGCTGCGTCCCCTGGTCACCTCGCCGTTGATCGAGGTGGGGGAGTACTCCTACTACGACGATCCTGACGACCCGACGGCTTTCGAGACCCGCAATGTGCTGTACCACTACGGGCCGGAGAAGCTGGTGATCGGTAAGTACTGTGCGCTGGGCGAAGGCGTGCGGTTCATCATGAACGGGGCCAATCACCGGATGGACGGCCCCTCGACGTTCCCCTTCCCGATCATGGGAGGGGACTGGGCCGAGCACTTCGATCTGATCACCGGGCTGCCCGGCAGGGGTGACACCGTGGTCGGCAACGACGTCTGGTTCGGATACCGGACCACGGTGATGCCCGGGGTCCGGATCGGTCACGGGGCGATCATCGCCTCCGGGGCCGTCGTGGTCGATGACGTGCCCGACTACGGCATCGTCGGCGGCAACCCGGCCAGGCTCCTGCGGCGCCGGTACGCCGACGAGGACATCGCGCGGCTGCTGGCCCTCGCCTGGTGGGACTGGCCCGCCGAGCACATCAGCGAGCATGTCCGGACCATCATGTCCGGCGGCATCGACGACCTTGAGGCCGCGGCGCCGGGCCCGGCGCAGGCCTAG
- a CDS encoding serine hydrolase domain-containing protein translates to MTRRREPWPGVPLGFTGELPPGRPSTEPLPDGGTVSDGGTLPDGGTVPDGGTVPDLLDAAVAAVDAPDVVFALSRDGRRTVRCGGTGTPPSVPRDLLRYEIGSASKTFTGLLLAQLTQSGALSAGEPAATCLDPARRAGRDPVTLAHLVTHTSGLPALPADFFPRALPTWHTNPYAGYPDRRVVDAFLRRRQRRRPGTRWHYSNFGVAVLGHALSAATATPWDDLLGDRVLRPLGLSGTTLSPGGPETDATGHRADGTTPTPPLTVGGFQSAGAVRATPPDLLTFLEAHLEPSGPHPAGGPHLADALRAVRRPVLRRGLGHRHVHTVAWFQHPTGHGPMYFHSGATLGQQAFLGFRPDIGTALAAVCTRRFRSRDTFVATAYALLAGM, encoded by the coding sequence ATGACACGACGACGCGAGCCCTGGCCGGGCGTTCCCCTCGGCTTCACCGGCGAACTCCCGCCGGGCCGCCCCTCTACCGAGCCGCTCCCGGACGGCGGGACGGTATCGGACGGCGGGACGCTCCCGGACGGCGGGACGGTACCGGACGGCGGGACGGTACCGGATCTGCTCGACGCCGCCGTCGCAGCCGTCGACGCGCCCGACGTCGTCTTCGCCCTCTCCCGGGACGGTCGGCGCACGGTGCGCTGCGGAGGCACCGGGACGCCTCCGTCCGTTCCCCGCGATCTGCTGCGCTACGAGATCGGCTCGGCCTCCAAGACGTTCACCGGGCTGCTCCTGGCCCAACTGACCCAGTCGGGCGCCCTGTCCGCGGGCGAACCGGCCGCCACCTGCCTGGATCCGGCCCGGCGGGCGGGCCGGGACCCCGTCACCCTCGCGCACCTGGTCACCCACACCTCCGGACTGCCCGCCCTGCCGGCCGACTTCTTCCCCCGGGCGCTGCCCACGTGGCACACGAACCCGTACGCCGGATACCCGGACCGGCGCGTGGTCGACGCCTTTCTGCGCCGCCGGCAGCGCCGCCGGCCCGGCACCCGCTGGCACTACTCCAACTTCGGTGTCGCCGTGCTCGGTCACGCCCTCAGCGCGGCGACCGCGACACCCTGGGACGACCTGCTCGGCGACCGGGTGCTGCGGCCGCTCGGGCTGAGCGGCACCACCCTCAGCCCCGGCGGGCCGGAAACCGACGCCACCGGACACCGCGCCGACGGCACCACTCCCACACCCCCGCTGACCGTCGGCGGATTCCAGTCGGCCGGCGCCGTCCGGGCCACCCCGCCCGACCTGCTGACGTTCCTCGAAGCCCATCTGGAACCGTCGGGCCCCCATCCTGCGGGCGGCCCGCATCTGGCCGACGCGCTGCGGGCGGTACGCCGTCCGGTCCTGCGGCGCGGCCTGGGGCACCGGCACGTGCACACGGTGGCCTGGTTCCAGCATCCCACCGGTCACGGCCCCATGTACTTCCACTCAGGGGCCACACTCGGCCAGCAGGCCTTCCTGGGCTTCAGGCCCGACATCGGAACGGCCCTGGCCGCCGTGTGCACCCGGCGCTTCAGGTCGCGTGACACCTTCGTGGCGACGGCGTACGCGCTGCTGGCCGGGATGTGA
- a CDS encoding DUF6895 family protein yields the protein MTSTRLIHTVGTGALEWLHAHRDGFRLEEDVDPEVGFLERFKPVGELALICKVLFREGVAGSRQAQLARQLLDHAWRDTLDGGRMLVRGQRIEPLSPIPFEVYLPFKELGYSHPGVEQAFLLNQRLESFEAYEVPPVRRLGLSAFQRRFGLSPRPPESEALTRTWLGRTPEPWTVEGHIAYDITHTVFHLTDWGENTAGLPPPLADYLATWLPVWLDDWLDLERWDLLGELLVVDACLPRPTLDERAWEGFAAAQQSDGAMPAVRTMPEGDREEVFDLVYHPTLVAAFASVLATSRALTQLAHAPA from the coding sequence ATGACCAGCACCCGCCTCATCCACACCGTCGGCACCGGCGCCCTGGAGTGGCTGCACGCCCACCGCGACGGGTTCCGTCTGGAGGAGGACGTCGACCCGGAAGTGGGCTTCCTCGAACGCTTCAAGCCGGTCGGCGAACTGGCCCTCATCTGCAAGGTGTTGTTCCGCGAGGGCGTGGCCGGCTCCCGACAGGCCCAGCTGGCACGGCAGTTGCTCGACCACGCCTGGCGCGACACCCTGGACGGCGGCCGGATGCTGGTCCGCGGCCAGCGCATCGAGCCCCTCTCCCCCATCCCGTTCGAGGTATATCTCCCGTTCAAGGAACTGGGATACAGCCACCCCGGCGTCGAACAGGCCTTCCTGCTCAACCAGCGGCTGGAGAGCTTCGAGGCCTACGAGGTGCCGCCGGTGCGCCGCCTCGGCCTGTCCGCGTTCCAGCGCCGCTTCGGCCTGTCGCCCCGGCCACCGGAGTCCGAGGCCCTCACCAGGACATGGCTCGGGCGCACCCCCGAGCCCTGGACCGTCGAGGGACACATCGCGTACGACATCACCCACACCGTCTTCCACCTCACCGACTGGGGGGAGAACACCGCCGGACTGCCGCCGCCGCTAGCCGACTACCTCGCCACCTGGCTGCCGGTCTGGCTCGACGACTGGCTCGACCTGGAGCGCTGGGACCTGCTCGGCGAACTGCTCGTCGTCGACGCCTGTCTGCCGCGCCCCACCCTGGACGAGCGGGCCTGGGAAGGCTTCGCCGCGGCCCAGCAGTCCGACGGGGCGATGCCCGCCGTGCGCACCATGCCCGAGGGCGACCGCGAAGAGGTCTTCGACCTCGTCTACCACCCGACGCTGGTGGCTGCCTTCGCCTCCGTACTGGCCACGTCCCGCGCGCTGACGCAGCTGGCGCACGCACCGGCATGA
- a CDS encoding DUF6895 family protein, which yields MTARDVRDVGEAALAWVSAHRGAFTLGDDALAEHGDVNRTWKPLGELAQVCVSVRRHTEPGDPLHATAADLLAFAWHETGQGSLFLELQRLEPFATYPLEIYAAFASAGLRHTDYEQAVATVARTRGWQLTEQEPNRRLSVLNSLRRSTVPQRDDMGQALSRTWLGGLPEPWTFERAAGYTLTHVVFHLTDWGLTPRNVPPRIDGYLRLWLPPWLDTCLEAGQWDLSSELLAVAGSLPGPPDRPMLREAWAKLARAQDASGAVPEVGTDTGADTGADGPPAAHDFIRCYHSTLMTAFAAVLTTRRPHASADDGAEPGKARVFEHTAHPGHGGRGVSR from the coding sequence GTGACGGCGCGCGACGTCCGGGACGTGGGCGAGGCCGCGCTGGCCTGGGTGTCCGCCCACCGCGGCGCGTTCACGCTCGGCGACGACGCACTCGCCGAGCACGGCGATGTGAACCGCACCTGGAAACCCCTCGGCGAACTGGCACAGGTCTGTGTCAGTGTCCGCCGGCACACCGAGCCCGGCGACCCGCTGCACGCGACCGCCGCAGACCTGCTGGCCTTCGCCTGGCACGAGACCGGGCAGGGCTCTCTCTTCCTCGAACTGCAGCGGCTGGAACCCTTCGCCACGTACCCCCTGGAGATCTACGCGGCGTTCGCGTCGGCCGGACTGCGCCACACCGACTACGAACAGGCCGTAGCGACGGTGGCCCGCACCCGCGGCTGGCAGCTGACCGAGCAGGAGCCCAACCGGCGCCTCAGCGTCCTCAACTCCCTTCGGCGCAGCACCGTTCCGCAACGGGACGACATGGGGCAGGCGCTGTCGCGCACCTGGCTGGGCGGTCTGCCGGAGCCGTGGACGTTCGAACGGGCCGCCGGCTACACCCTCACCCATGTGGTCTTCCACCTCACCGACTGGGGCCTGACCCCGCGGAACGTTCCCCCGCGGATCGACGGCTATCTCCGGCTGTGGCTGCCGCCCTGGCTGGACACCTGCCTTGAGGCCGGACAGTGGGACCTGAGCAGTGAACTGCTGGCCGTGGCCGGCAGCCTGCCGGGGCCACCGGACCGGCCGATGCTGCGGGAGGCCTGGGCGAAGCTCGCACGGGCGCAGGACGCGTCCGGCGCCGTCCCCGAAGTCGGCACCGACACCGGCGCCGACACCGGCGCGGACGGTCCGCCCGCCGCGCACGATTTCATCCGCTGCTACCACTCGACCCTGATGACGGCCTTCGCCGCCGTGCTGACCACCCGCCGTCCGCACGCGAGCGCCGACGACGGCGCGGAGCCGGGGAAGGCACGCGTCTTCGAGCACACGGCGCATCCGGGGCACGGTGGGCGAGGAGTGTCCAGATGA
- a CDS encoding carbohydrate-binding protein — MVPRHAGGAARTALTVLGALALTGLPAAAAAEPPAPAPSSAQTLGADRPSVVVLRAMQRDLRLTGAQAKARLVNEAEAGTRAGRLQNVLGKHFAGAWVHGTTSAGLTVATTDAAGVAAIKADGAQAKVVKNALKDLDTAKSKLDAAAMGKALDTPVRYVDVRTNLVTLQATSRAAADKLIAAAGIDRRLVDVKVSADRPRALYDVRGGDAYYIDDQARCSVGFSVTKGEQQGFASAGHCGKAGAKTTGFNKVAQGTFEASVFPGKDMSWVSVNSEWTATPAVKGEGDTNVQVAGSVQALVGAAICRSGSTTGWHCGTIEQHDTTVSYAEGDIDGVTRTTVCAEPGDSGGSYVSGTQAQGVTSGGTGDCKSGGITFHQPINPLLTMYGLTLKTATAQSGTPAPEDGRTVGWTTGRVYEVGIRVTYDGVSYQCLQTHQAQGAWQPRLTPALWQRL, encoded by the coding sequence ATGGTCCCCAGACACGCCGGCGGAGCCGCCCGGACCGCCCTGACCGTGCTCGGCGCACTCGCGCTCACCGGGCTGCCCGCCGCCGCGGCCGCCGAGCCCCCCGCGCCGGCGCCCTCCTCCGCGCAGACGCTCGGCGCCGACCGGCCCTCGGTCGTCGTCCTGCGCGCGATGCAGCGCGACCTGCGGCTGACGGGCGCACAGGCCAAGGCGCGGCTCGTCAACGAGGCCGAGGCGGGCACCCGCGCCGGCCGGCTCCAGAACGTACTGGGCAAGCACTTCGCGGGCGCCTGGGTGCACGGCACGACCTCCGCCGGGCTGACCGTCGCGACGACCGACGCCGCCGGTGTCGCCGCCATCAAGGCCGACGGGGCGCAGGCGAAGGTCGTCAAGAACGCGCTGAAGGACCTGGACACCGCCAAGTCGAAGCTGGACGCCGCCGCGATGGGTAAGGCTCTCGACACGCCGGTCCGGTACGTCGACGTACGGACCAACCTCGTGACGCTGCAGGCGACGAGCCGAGCCGCTGCCGACAAGCTCATCGCGGCCGCCGGGATCGACCGGCGGCTCGTGGACGTCAAGGTGTCGGCGGACCGGCCGCGCGCCCTGTACGACGTCCGGGGCGGCGACGCGTACTACATCGACGACCAGGCCCGCTGCTCGGTGGGCTTCTCCGTGACCAAGGGGGAGCAGCAGGGGTTCGCCAGTGCCGGGCACTGCGGGAAGGCGGGCGCCAAGACCACCGGCTTCAACAAGGTCGCCCAGGGCACCTTCGAGGCCTCGGTCTTCCCCGGCAAGGACATGTCCTGGGTGAGCGTCAACAGCGAGTGGACCGCCACGCCCGCCGTCAAGGGCGAGGGCGACACGAACGTGCAGGTCGCCGGCTCCGTACAGGCGCTGGTGGGCGCGGCGATCTGCCGCTCCGGCTCCACCACCGGCTGGCACTGCGGCACCATCGAGCAGCACGACACCACCGTGAGCTACGCCGAGGGCGACATCGACGGAGTGACCCGTACGACCGTGTGCGCGGAGCCGGGTGACTCCGGCGGCTCCTACGTGTCCGGCACCCAGGCCCAGGGCGTCACCTCCGGCGGCACCGGCGACTGCAAGTCGGGCGGCATCACGTTCCACCAGCCCATCAACCCGCTGCTGACCATGTACGGGCTGACGCTCAAGACCGCCACGGCCCAGAGCGGCACGCCCGCCCCGGAGGACGGCCGGACGGTCGGCTGGACCACGGGCCGGGTGTACGAGGTCGGGATCCGGGTGACCTACGACGGCGTGTCGTACCAGTGTCTGCAGACGCACCAGGCGCAGGGAGCGTGGCAGCCCCGCCTCACGCCGGCCCTGTGGCAGCGCCTCTGA